A window of the Phoenix dactylifera cultivar Barhee BC4 unplaced genomic scaffold, palm_55x_up_171113_PBpolish2nd_filt_p 000545F, whole genome shotgun sequence genome harbors these coding sequences:
- the LOC103697514 gene encoding uncharacterized protein LOC103697514 yields MRLQAHVAALVSRMAAHEPLAREEFARENAVRPLVSLLSFEVPLDDPRPAPKKPPTIHSLVQGMSATATANSNLVGRVVSNSARPVDYYHHHRKERENECAEVKLALRIACAEALWTLSKGCVSNSRKIAETKGLLCLSNIIELEKGELQHHCLMTLLEITAAAESDADLRRSAFKWNSPAAKSVVEQLLQKAQLGSSPALQIAAIKSIGCLARTFPARETRVLSPLVLQLGHWNPDVAAEAARALAKFASPENFLCLEHSKTIVEFAGVPPLIRLLRSGDKEQLPGVTLLCYFALHVPKSEALERAKALNTLHSVTRTPLAQDPSLTELLPKAIDQLELYRVGAHARRQQRDHVDSIKQENILVY; encoded by the exons ATGCGCCTCCAGGCCCACGTCGCGGCCCTCGTCTCCCGGATGGCCGCGCACGAGCCCCTCGCCCGCGAGGAGTTCGCCCGGGAGAACGCCGTCCGTCCACtcgtctccctcctctccttCGAGGTCCCGCTCGACGACCCCCGCCCTGCCCCCAAGAAGCCCCCGACCATCCACTCCCTCGTCCAAGGGATGTCGGCAACGGCGACGGCCAATTCCAACCTCGTTGGCCGAGTGGTTTCCAATTCCGCGCGGCCTGTGGACTATTACCACCACCACCGCAAGGAGCGGGAGAACGAGTGCGCCGAGGTGAAGCTTGCCCTCAGGATTGCCTGCGCTGAGGCCCTCTGGACACTCTCCAAAGGTTGCGTCTCCAACAGCCGCAAGATCGCCGAGACCAAAGGCCTACTCTGCCTCTCCAATATCATCGAGCTCGAGAAGGGCGAGCTGCAGCACCACTGCCTTATGACACTGTTGGAGATCACCGCCGCGGCGGAGTCCGACGCCGACCTCCGACGCTCGGCCTTTAAATGGAACTCCCCGGCAGCcaaatcggtggtggagcaGCTTCTGCAGAAAGCTCAGCTGGGGAGCAGCCCAGCCCTCCAAATTGCAGCCATTAAGTCTATTGGATGCTTGGCGCGGACGTTCCCAGCTAGGGAGACTAGAGTCTTGAGCCCTCTCGTGCTCCAGCTTGGGCACTGGAACCCGGACGTGGCCGCCGAAGCAGCCCGGGCATTGGCGAAATTTGCTAGTCCAGAGAATTTCCTCTGTTTGGAGCACTCCAAAACAATTGTAGAGTTTGCAGGGGTGCCACCGCTGATAAGGCTGCTGCGgtcgggtgacaaggagcagcTGCCTGGAGTGACTCTGCTCTGCTACTTCGCGTTGCATGTGCCCAAGAGCGAAGCTCTGGAACGAGCAAAGGCCTTGAATACTCTTCATTCGGTGACTCGTACTCCGCTGGCGCAGGATCCTTCTCTGACAGAATTGCTCCCAAAGGCTATCGACCAGCTTGAGCTTTACCGGGTTGGAGCACATGCTCGTAGGCAACA ACGCGACCACGTCGATTCGATCAAACAAGAGAATATTCTTGTTTATTGA
- the LOC120106405 gene encoding uncharacterized protein LOC120106405 has translation MMNGRGGVGGGGGGGGPVKGLGEVLSLPILLAERVAKAVDEAESFRSECAEVGRLAEQVATMFRSAARRAAAYDRPVRRVLAEASKSLERALALVRRCKRSGVLRRVVTITTGSADFRKTLALLDASLADLRWLISIYSPDDDSGAVISLPPIASTDPILSWVWSYLPTIHSAAHHPADRAEAAQALANLALDNDRNKKIILEEGGAPLLLALLRDGPSIDAQIAAAAALASLASAPEHVAVLLRELAIPPS, from the coding sequence ATGATGAACGGTAGAGGTGGGGTAGGAGGAGGCGGGGGTGGAGGAGGTCCGGTCAAGGGGCTGGGAGAGGTGCTGTCGCTGCCGATCCTCCTGGCGGAGCGGGTGGCGAAGGCGGTGGACGAGGCGGAGTCGTTCAGGTCGGAGTGCGCGGAGGTGGGTAGGCTGGCGGAGCAGGTGGCCACCATGTTCCGCTCCGCCGCCCGCCGCGCCGCCGCCTACGATCGCCCCGTCCGCCGCGTCCTCGCCGAGGCCTCCAAGTCCCTCGAGCGCGCCCTCGCCCTCGTCCGCCGCTGCAAGCGCTCCGGCGTCCTCCGCCGCGTCGTCACCATCACCACTGGTTCCGCCGACTTCCGCAAGACCCTCGCCCTCCTCGACGCCTCCCTTGCCGACCTCCGCTGGCTCATCTCTATCTACTCCCCCGACGACGACTCCGGCGCCGTCATCAGCCTGCCCCCCATCGCCAGCACCGACCCTATCCTCTCCTGGGTCTGGAGCTACCTCCCCACCATCCACTCCGCAGCCCACCACCCCGCCGACCGCGCCGAGGCCGCCCAGGCCCTCGCCAACCTCGCCCTCGACAACGACCGCAACAAGAagatcatcctcgaggaggGCGGCGCGCCGCTGCTCCTCGCCCTCCTCCGCGACGGGCCCTCCATCGACGCCCagatcgccgccgccgccgccctcgcGAGCCTCGCCTCCGCCCCTGAGCACGTTGCCGTGCTCCTCCGTGAGCTCGCCATCCCACCGTCGTAA